GATAACTTGGTGGCTTCGCCCCCAAAACCCCAATATAAATCTAAATTACAAAAAGTATAACAAATACTTTTTGATAAAATTATCACAGAAAAAAGAGCCCTATTGGACTCTTACAAACTAAAACAATGTCTCTGATATTCATACTGTCTAATGCCACTACTGTCTTTGTTCATCTTGATAGAAAAAACAAAATAGTGGTCACGACCGTCTAAAGATTTGTTTTTGTTAAGTTTAAAATAATGTTTTTGAGACATAGCCATTGTGCGTAAAATATCATCAGTGATAAATGTTAATGGTATATCTAGAGCGGAATACTTGTAAAAATCTGATTCAAACCGTAAATAAGAATCAGAAAAATAATCTAGCTGCAATTTATCATCATATAATTCTTTACGATTCATGTAATTCCTCACCTTCTATCTGGATATCGAGTATATCTTCCCTTCTTAAACGAAGAAAACTAGTTTCTGACTTAATAGATATAAACTCTTTCCCAATCTCTTTAATAGTACCCGAGACTACTTTTCTTTGATTAGAAAACTTAAAAACAAACGTTGCAGGAAATGCATTCGTATAAAGCTGCCGAACAAGTAAAACTTTCTCTTCCATTGAGAGAGAAATGGAGATATCTTCTCTATTTTTTTCTTCCCTAAGCGAACTGCTATGTTCTGAAAGGTAAAATCCCATCCATTTCTGCATACCTGGATCTTGATAATCTCGCGCAGATTGAAAAGGTAAATAAGAACGATCAATCATTGTAATCCGTCTAATCCTCCAGCAGAATGTCCCCCAATCAGCTTGCTTCTGGCAAGGCTCCTAGAGGCTTCTTCCAGTGCATTGGCCTTTAAGAGAGAAGTGAAACCAAATTGTTCCCGAATGGAGTCAATAGCCGTCTGGAGCCTTTCTTCTTTTTCTAACTTGTCAACATCATCAAAGAGGGAGATCAAACCAAAGGACTCGTCCACAAATCCTGAATAGTTGACTCCGACCCTTCTGACCGCTCCAGAAGTGTATTTACTATGAAATAGCTTCAAAACATAATCCGTTAAGACAGCAGTATTATTGGTCGGTTCGACCTTCATTTGTGTGTGAATAGACGGTCTGACCTCCTGTTTAGAGAATCCGACATAGATAGAGACAAGGCTTGTTTTCTTACCCGCCCTTCTCAGTCTAATAGCTACCTGCTCCGCCATTTCCCGGAGAATAATTTCAATATCCCTTAGCTTCACGTAGTCTCTCGGCAAGATTTGAGAATTCCCCAATCCCTTGGATTTGGCTTTATAGGGCTTATGAACATTGCTCTCATCAATCCCGTTAGCATGAAACCACAAACGCAGACCAGCCTGACCCAGAACTTTCTTTAGCTGGTCGGGATTGCTGGTTGCCAATTCCTTGATGGAAAAAATCCCCAGAGCATACAAGCGTTTCTCCATTCGCCTGCCAATCCCCCAAAAATCCGTCATCTTAGGGATGGCCCAGACCTTCTCTTCCACATCCTGGTAAGACCAGTTGGCCCTCATGGTCGGAGTGTGCTTGGCTTCATTATCCAGAGCCAACTTAGCCAGTAAGGGATTGGCATTGGACATACCTACTGTAGAGTAGATTCCTGTCTTCCTCCAAATATCCCTCTGAATACGAGCAGATAGCAAATCCAGCTTGTCTTTACGAGAGAGACTCTTGTCTGGGATAAAATAGTTGAGCGAACTAGTCAGGTCAATAAAGCCCTCATCGATAGAGTAAGGATAAATATCATCTGGACTGCCATAATTCTGAAAGATTCGCTGGATTTCCATATTGATTGCAATGTACTCGCCCATCTGAGGTGGCACAATCAAGGTGACTTGAGCCCAATTTTCGATGTAGCGAACATAGTCTGAGTCGGTAGGTAGCCCTTGCTTTCTAGCATTATAGTAGGAAAATTTGCGGGTCTTGACATCAAAGGGCAGATCATAGGCCCGACCAACATTTGACTTGCCAAAAATCTTCTTAAACAGGGGAGAGGAGGCTAGGATAAGACCAGTTGAATTATCCGCGCGACTCATGACACAAAGCGAGGTTTTTAGCGGATGCAAGCCCCTTTTCACGCACTCAACACTGGCATAAAAGGATTTCATATCGACAAAGGCAATGTCACTTTTAGGCTCTCTGGAATAATCAAAGTAGCCCATTGGCTAGCCCTCCATCGGCACGAAGTTCCCAACGATAATCCCCACAATCCGAGGTTCTTCCTCATAGGAGATGAAAATATCCTTGTATTTAGGATTGATAGAGACCAGACGCAATCCTTTCTCCTCTCTATAAACCCGTTTAATATAGGTCTGGTTGTTACAAACCACTGCATAAACCGCCCCGTCATAGTCAAATCCTGTCTCTCGAATCAGAGCCACGGAGCCATTTTGGTATTTAGGTTCCATGGAGTCCCCAGACACCCATGACGCAAAATCATGGGCCAACTCCTCATTAAAGTAAACCGTATCAAAATTCCGATCATCGTAGACCGAAGCCCCAATCCCCGCTGACATGCGTTCATAAACACGGTACTCGTAGAGGCGCTCTGGCATATCTGTCACTTTCTGGACTTGCTCCTCTTGAGATAGGTTGCGAGCATAGAGAACAACCTTCTCCTGCCCTTGCTTAGAGAGACTATTGTAGAGACGGACAATCTCGATCTGAGTAAAATATCCTTTTGGTACTTTTAAAATGTTCTCTAGCTGAGCTACCTTCTCCTTAGACGGTTCTTTGACTCCACGTTCCCAAGCTGAGTAAGCCTGGAAACTAATCCCAAGTTGCTCTGCGATCTCCTTCTGTGTCAGTTTTAACTCTTTCCTTCGAGCCTTTAATTTTTCTGGCTGATACATACTTCACCTCCTATTATGATGCTTTAATGGATATTATCTCTCTTAGAAAGACTAATTTTTAGTTGCGTCACTTCATAAAAATCAACCAATTTGGTTTAATTTTATTATATAAAAAATGTAGACAAATGTCTACTAGGAAAATCAGAAACATCGTGAGTTTTATACTCAATGAAAATCAAAGAGCAAACTAGAAAACTAGCCGCAGATTGCTCAAAACACTGTTTTGAGGTAGTAGATAAGACTGACGAAGTTAGCTCAAAACACCGTTTTGAGGTTGCAGATAGAACTGACGAAGTCAGCTCAAAGCACTGCTTTGAGGTTGTAGATAAGACTGACAAAGTCAGTCACATATCTACGGCAAGGCGACGTTGACGCGGTTTGAAGAGATTTTCGAAGAGTATTAATCAAACTAAAAGGATCTAGCCCTATACAATACAGAACTAAATCCTTTGAATAAATAATTGATCTAAGTTTTAGAATTCCTACAGAAATTCCAGTTTTTCTCTATTTGATACCAGACATTAGTTTTTCAATACGTGGAACGTAGAAGAGTAAGATAATACCGAATACAATTGTAATCCCTCCAACAATTCCATAGTAAGCAACTTCAGTTTCGCTCGTATAAAATTTTACAATTTGAGCATTGATAGCTTGGGCAGCAGC
This window of the Streptococcus sp. 116-D4 genome carries:
- a CDS encoding DUF5960 family protein: MNRKELYDDKLQLDYFSDSYLRFESDFYKYSALDIPLTFITDDILRTMAMSQKHYFKLNKNKSLDGRDHYFVFSIKMNKDSSGIRQYEYQRHCFSL
- a CDS encoding Y-family DNA polymerase, encoding MGYFDYSREPKSDIAFVDMKSFYASVECVKRGLHPLKTSLCVMSRADNSTGLILASSPLFKKIFGKSNVGRAYDLPFDVKTRKFSYYNARKQGLPTDSDYVRYIENWAQVTLIVPPQMGEYIAINMEIQRIFQNYGSPDDIYPYSIDEGFIDLTSSLNYFIPDKSLSRKDKLDLLSARIQRDIWRKTGIYSTVGMSNANPLLAKLALDNEAKHTPTMRANWSYQDVEEKVWAIPKMTDFWGIGRRMEKRLYALGIFSIKELATSNPDQLKKVLGQAGLRLWFHANGIDESNVHKPYKAKSKGLGNSQILPRDYVKLRDIEIILREMAEQVAIRLRRAGKKTSLVSIYVGFSKQEVRPSIHTQMKVEPTNNTAVLTDYVLKLFHSKYTSGAVRRVGVNYSGFVDESFGLISLFDDVDKLEKEERLQTAIDSIREQFGFTSLLKANALEEASRSLARSKLIGGHSAGGLDGLQ
- a CDS encoding helix-turn-helix domain-containing protein translates to MYQPEKLKARRKELKLTQKEIAEQLGISFQAYSAWERGVKEPSKEKVAQLENILKVPKGYFTQIEIVRLYNSLSKQGQEKVVLYARNLSQEEQVQKVTDMPERLYEYRVYERMSAGIGASVYDDRNFDTVYFNEELAHDFASWVSGDSMEPKYQNGSVALIRETGFDYDGAVYAVVCNNQTYIKRVYREEKGLRLVSINPKYKDIFISYEEEPRIVGIIVGNFVPMEG